One Clupea harengus chromosome 11, Ch_v2.0.2, whole genome shotgun sequence DNA window includes the following coding sequences:
- the LOC116222327 gene encoding zinc-binding protein A33-like encodes MACRHAFLPEEDLSCPVCCDIFRHPVLLPCSHSICKICLLQFWKQKGSRECPICRQVSATDQPPCNLALKNLCESFLQNRSQTASFSRLPEVHCIPHNEPFKLFCLDDEQAVCLVCQASRKHSEHTFLPIDEAAQDYKGQLQTSLKLLQEKLRVHNQLKLTYHQTSSHIKIQAQDTERQIRREFEELQQFLRDEQAARITALKAEERQKSRVMREKIEKINKDIGTLSDTVRATEKEMRTEHALFLQNFKATMERAQYTLPDIPQQPDCVSGCLINVAENLGNLKFRVWEKMKDKVQYTSVILDPNSAHPRLILSRDLTSISFGDAKQLPDNAERFDYWECVVGSGGLDSGCHCWDVEVGDSKGWDVGVTPESNQRKGISFSWERVWRVGFRETGMHYSGPHLHKLQQRLQRVRVHLNMATGQLAFWDPISDTHLHTFTHTFTESLFPFFYSNLSNAPQRILPGKISVFLE; translated from the exons ATGGCGTGCAGACATGCGTTTCTGCCCGAAGAGGATCTGTCATGTCCCGTGTGCTGTGACATCTTTAGGCATCCTGTTCTTTTGCCATGCAGTCATAGCATCTGTAAAATCTGTCTATTGCAGTTTTGGAAACAGAAGGGATCTCGAGAGTGTCCGATTTGCCGGCAAGTGTCGGCGACCGACCAGCCTCCGTGTAACTTAGCATTGAAGAACTTGTGTGAATCCTTTTTACAGAACAGAAGTCAGACCGCTAGCTTTTCTAGATTGCCTGAAGTACACTGCATTCCACATAATGAACCATTCAAGCTTTTTTGTCTGGACGACGAACAGGCTGTTTGTCTGGTGTGTCAGGCTTCGAGGAAACATTCGGAGCATACATTTCTTCCCATCGATGAAGCTGCGCAAGATTATAAG GGGCAGCTCCAGACGTCACTGAAACTCTTGCAGGAGAAACTTCGAGTGCACAATCAGCTCAAACTGACCTACCACCAAACATCCAGTCACATCAAG ATCCAGGCCCAGGACACGGAGAGGCAGATCAGGAGAGAGTTTGAGGAGCTTCAGCAGTTTCTGCGAGACGAACAGGCAGCACGGATTACAGCTctgaaggcagaggagaggcagaagagtcgtgtgatgagagagaagattgagaagatcAACAAGGACATCGGCACTCTTTCAGACACCGTCAGAGCCACGGAAAAGGAGATGCGAACTGAACATGCACTCTTCCTTCAG AACTTCAAGGCTACAATGGAAag agCCCAGTACACACTGCCAGATATACCACAGCAGCCAGACTGCGTTTCAGGAtgtctgatcaatgtggcagaAAACCTGGGCAACCTAAAGTTCAgggtctgggagaagatgaaggacaaAGTTCAGTATA CCTCTGTGATCCTGGACCCAAACAGTGCCCACCCACGCCTCATCCTGTCCAGAGATCTGACCAGCATCAGCTTCGGTGACGCTAAGCAGCTTCCTGACAACGCGGAACGCTTTGACTACTGGGAATGTGTTGTGGGCTCAGGGGGCTTGGACTCAGGATGCCACTGCTGGGATGTTGAGGTCGGGGACAGCAAAGGCTGGGATGTGGGTGTGACCCCCGAGTCCAACCAGAGGAAGGGGATCAGCTTCTcctgggagagagtgtggcgtGTGGGCTTCAGGGAGACGGGGATGCACTACTCAGGACCTCACCTCCACAAGCTCCAGCAGAGACTGCAGAGGGTCAGAGTGCACCTGAACATGGCCACAGGGCAGCTGGCATTCTGGGACCccatcagtgacacacacttgcacaccttcacacacaccttcacagagaGTCTCTTCCCGTTCTTCTACAGCAACCTCTCAAACGCTCCTCAAAGGATTCTGCCAGGGAAGATCTCAGTGTTCTTAGAATAA